In a single window of the Luteolibacter arcticus genome:
- a CDS encoding InlB B-repeat-containing protein, with protein sequence MCSKARNPRFARCLPLVFIVVLLAGLLATPVRAQAPPATFTRVISTASQSLTVDFALHPIRNANFAVLVQQSDGSLSAFTPDVPRTYLGTVQGRPGAIACGLLRADGTLLARIGFEDGTTWTTTGGTASASGSGFTPAWPTSVVASGGAGSAVFAAEYGFDSTFNHFTACGGTAAGVLEQIEFSSMSANMVYLRDAAILHRIGKVVVRADQTQDPYATDDDTNKLLTRVGTVWQAAGTPMGSTHDLAAVLHSEVNGGLAWVGAVGTSNRYSANDSDGDGDFSVVWRHEAGHNWGSNHYEGGGNPEGSTIMSNNALSRFSSSELLRIINHRNSRSPGMLDNLGAYTFPLPPRANQDATSYLVTGATKIDVLANDSDSNGQALSLHSFAGTSAFGGTLSRSTGTGPGGRDEILYNPPPVLTAGTDWFTYRIQDSAGMQAVGYVVLRPTSEIVTPVDHWTLDDSAGTTAVNLIRTTKNGTHQNGTVVNQTGANVVTRRGASFDGTNDQTSISSPGYSTNTLTFTTWVKRNGSQAAWAPLVFTRAGSSVAGLHFGTANELRYTWDDGNYNWDSGITVPDNTWCLAVMSVSPTGTTLHLRTPTGLQSATNTATHASEAFNGTMYLGYDSTNVLRHFKGWLDDVRVYKSTFTATQVESLYQQALNAPSVQLTAPTAGSSISPLNINLAASVTTLAAITSQVDFIENESSLASAPVAPWTAQLAALAPGAHTLTARASYGDWGYQIDSAPVSFTALPPPLPVVTVSSSLSASKRGPIPGSFTFTRSHPIGSITVPFTRSGTAIPGTDYIAIPNDVTIPDGSLSQTITVDPIAASPDGISETITLTLSSGASYSLGSPSAATLTIDDHITSIAAGEWDVGTTWNSGVPAPISGTQNTGEGYAVAHTVTSNDSASNSQALVAKSLRIQPGGILDLYRVHNSGGETITYNLPSTTVEDDGTLQFRCSNGSSFHNVAAGVSFGGATTLKITGGNYDNDANLTGALTGNGTISVVSDTGAGGSYVRQLSVNSSNNNSFAGNWTVNHSGGGTQSAALRAGAANALGTGTVTVGTRALLINDNATGLNSLAGIVLNGTSATLQLNQPWSNASASLSLAGGSPLVQLGNAASSIGNLSGQFGTIQGSGGSSSLTVNQSTDREFTAGVGTNLRFTKSGPAALTLAGSLHSSLVMTLANGTLVFADPSVITSFTQSGGFLRMDLPASPATVPLTVSGNYTRTAGTIAVDVTSIPQANVAYTLLRYQGTRTGTPTVTVNDSSGSGLVATVSNGTASNSAITVVFSTPPPQYTLTYGAGANGTLSGTTPQTVIQGASGSAVTATANAGYHFVNWSDGSTANPRTDSNVTGNLSVTANFAVNTYTLTYTAGADGTLSGTSPQTVNHGAGGSAVTAVANAGHHFVNWSDGSTANPRTDTNITGNLNVTANFAINTYTLAYTAGSNGTLGGTTPQTVNYGASGSAITATPNTGYHFVNWSDGSTANPRTDTSVTGNLSVTANFAINTYTLAYTAGANGTLGGTTPQTVTHGTSGNPIIATPNTGYHFVSWSDGSIANPRTDTNVTGNLSVTANFAIDTFTLTYTAGANGTLTGITPQTVNYGDSSSAVTAVPDSGYAFTEWSDGSTANPRTDTNVTANLTVTANFTATGPGPIPAPWTEAEIGTVAATTSATYLNGTFNVTGGGANISGKNDSFYFVSQPWSGTGTITARVVSLQNTGTAARAGVMMRESSASGSRSVFIGLTPANSAQWVRRSNTGGNSSATTSSGKPAPYWVRLTREGNTFTSYMSSNGTTWTQLASANISMSASYSLGMAACSGASDTTVASVFDNVSVSSTLPPPPEVNPTTPEDPLPKIEAFTLEDGTVDFNVTGEATGLWTLEESTDFVTWSPLQTMTLEAGGLQHSEADERGEKRFLRLKSEP encoded by the coding sequence ATGTGTTCGAAAGCCCGCAATCCCCGCTTCGCCCGGTGCTTACCGTTGGTCTTTATCGTCGTGTTGCTGGCGGGCCTTTTGGCGACCCCGGTTCGCGCCCAGGCACCGCCGGCCACGTTTACCCGCGTGATCAGCACGGCGTCCCAGTCGCTGACGGTGGACTTCGCGCTGCATCCGATCCGTAACGCGAACTTCGCGGTGCTGGTCCAGCAGTCCGACGGGAGCTTGTCAGCGTTCACTCCGGATGTGCCGCGAACCTACCTCGGCACCGTGCAGGGACGGCCCGGCGCCATCGCGTGTGGCCTGCTGAGGGCCGACGGCACCTTGCTGGCACGCATTGGTTTCGAAGATGGCACCACTTGGACCACCACCGGAGGCACCGCCTCCGCGAGCGGTTCCGGATTCACCCCCGCGTGGCCCACCTCGGTGGTGGCCTCTGGCGGTGCGGGTTCGGCCGTCTTTGCGGCTGAATACGGATTCGACTCCACCTTCAACCACTTCACCGCCTGTGGTGGAACCGCGGCCGGCGTGCTCGAGCAAATCGAGTTCTCCTCGATGTCAGCGAACATGGTTTACCTTCGTGACGCGGCCATCCTCCACCGGATCGGCAAGGTCGTCGTCCGTGCGGATCAAACGCAGGATCCTTACGCCACCGATGACGACACGAACAAGCTGCTGACCCGTGTCGGGACGGTCTGGCAGGCGGCAGGCACGCCGATGGGTAGCACCCACGATCTGGCCGCGGTCCTGCATTCGGAGGTGAATGGCGGCCTCGCCTGGGTCGGAGCGGTGGGAACCTCAAACCGTTACTCCGCGAATGATTCGGATGGAGACGGGGACTTCTCCGTGGTTTGGCGTCACGAGGCAGGACACAACTGGGGATCGAATCACTACGAGGGTGGCGGCAATCCCGAGGGCTCCACCATCATGTCCAACAACGCGCTCTCGCGTTTCTCCAGTTCGGAACTGCTCAGGATCATCAACCACCGCAATTCGAGGAGCCCCGGGATGCTCGACAACCTCGGTGCCTATACCTTCCCGCTTCCGCCGCGGGCGAACCAGGACGCGACTTCCTACCTGGTCACCGGCGCTACCAAAATCGACGTCCTGGCCAATGACTCGGACTCCAATGGCCAGGCGCTCTCGCTTCATTCATTCGCCGGCACTTCGGCATTCGGCGGCACGCTCAGCCGCTCGACCGGCACCGGCCCCGGCGGGCGTGACGAGATCCTCTACAATCCGCCACCGGTTCTAACCGCCGGCACGGACTGGTTCACCTATCGCATCCAGGATTCCGCCGGCATGCAGGCGGTGGGATACGTCGTGCTGCGGCCCACTTCCGAGATCGTCACTCCCGTGGATCACTGGACGCTGGATGATTCCGCGGGAACCACCGCCGTGAACCTCATCCGCACCACGAAGAACGGGACCCACCAGAATGGAACCGTGGTCAATCAGACTGGTGCCAACGTGGTGACCCGCAGGGGCGCGAGCTTCGATGGAACGAACGACCAAACCTCGATCTCCTCGCCGGGCTACAGCACCAACACCCTCACCTTCACCACGTGGGTGAAGCGGAATGGATCCCAGGCAGCGTGGGCACCATTGGTTTTCACTCGAGCCGGCTCCTCCGTGGCGGGCCTGCATTTCGGCACCGCCAACGAACTCCGCTACACTTGGGATGACGGCAACTACAATTGGGATTCAGGCATCACCGTTCCCGACAACACCTGGTGCCTCGCCGTCATGAGCGTCTCGCCCACCGGCACCACGCTCCACCTTCGCACGCCCACCGGCCTGCAGAGCGCCACCAATACCGCCACCCATGCCTCCGAGGCATTCAACGGCACGATGTATCTCGGCTACGATTCGACCAACGTCTTGCGCCACTTCAAGGGCTGGCTGGACGACGTCCGGGTTTACAAGTCGACATTCACCGCGACGCAGGTCGAGTCCCTCTATCAGCAGGCGCTCAACGCCCCGTCCGTCCAACTCACGGCACCCACCGCCGGATCGTCGATCTCTCCGCTGAACATCAACCTTGCGGCGAGCGTGACCACGCTGGCCGCCATCACCTCGCAGGTGGATTTCATCGAAAACGAATCCTCGCTCGCCTCCGCTCCGGTGGCTCCATGGACCGCGCAGTTGGCCGCGCTGGCACCGGGGGCGCATACCCTCACGGCTCGTGCCAGCTACGGCGATTGGGGTTATCAAATCGATTCCGCTCCGGTCTCGTTCACCGCGCTGCCGCCACCCCTGCCGGTGGTTACCGTCAGCTCCTCGCTGTCTGCGTCGAAACGCGGACCCATTCCGGGTTCGTTCACCTTCACGCGAAGCCACCCGATCGGATCCATCACCGTTCCGTTCACCCGCTCGGGAACGGCGATCCCGGGCACCGACTACATCGCCATCCCGAATGACGTGACGATTCCCGATGGCTCGCTTTCGCAGACCATCACCGTGGATCCGATTGCCGCGAGTCCCGATGGCATCAGTGAGACCATCACGCTCACCCTTTCTTCCGGGGCTAGCTATTCGCTGGGCTCGCCTTCGGCCGCCACCCTCACCATCGACGATCACATCACCTCGATCGCCGCCGGCGAGTGGGACGTGGGAACCACCTGGAACAGCGGAGTTCCGGCACCCATCAGCGGCACCCAGAACACCGGCGAAGGATATGCCGTGGCTCACACGGTCACCTCGAACGACAGCGCATCCAACAGCCAGGCGCTGGTGGCGAAGTCGCTCCGCATCCAGCCCGGCGGCATTCTGGATCTGTACCGCGTCCATAACTCGGGCGGCGAGACCATCACCTACAATCTTCCCTCCACCACGGTGGAGGATGACGGGACGCTGCAGTTCCGTTGTTCGAATGGCTCCTCGTTCCACAACGTGGCCGCCGGGGTTTCGTTTGGCGGGGCCACCACGCTCAAGATCACCGGTGGCAACTACGACAATGATGCGAACCTGACCGGAGCCCTTACCGGAAACGGAACGATTTCCGTGGTATCCGACACCGGCGCCGGTGGCAGCTATGTCCGCCAGCTCTCCGTCAATTCCTCTAACAACAACTCCTTCGCCGGCAACTGGACCGTCAATCATAGCGGTGGCGGCACTCAATCCGCCGCCTTGCGGGCCGGTGCCGCCAACGCGCTTGGCACGGGAACCGTCACGGTCGGCACCCGCGCCCTGCTCATCAACGACAACGCCACGGGCCTGAATTCCCTGGCGGGTATCGTCCTCAATGGAACCAGCGCCACCTTGCAGCTCAACCAGCCGTGGTCGAATGCTTCCGCAAGCCTCTCGCTCGCCGGAGGATCGCCGCTGGTGCAGCTCGGAAACGCCGCCTCCTCGATCGGCAATCTGTCCGGGCAGTTCGGGACCATCCAAGGCAGCGGTGGCTCCTCTTCGCTGACGGTCAATCAATCCACGGACCGGGAGTTCACCGCCGGCGTTGGAACCAACCTGCGTTTCACCAAGTCCGGACCTGCGGCGCTGACCTTGGCAGGCTCCCTGCATTCATCGCTCGTGATGACCCTCGCCAATGGGACCCTGGTATTTGCGGACCCATCGGTGATCACGTCGTTCACCCAGTCGGGCGGATTCCTGAGGATGGACCTTCCGGCCAGCCCGGCGACGGTACCACTCACGGTTTCCGGAAACTACACGAGGACCGCCGGAACGATCGCCGTCGATGTCACGAGCATCCCGCAAGCCAACGTTGCCTACACGCTGCTCCGCTATCAGGGCACGCGGACTGGCACTCCGACCGTCACGGTCAACGACAGCTCCGGCAGCGGCCTGGTGGCAACGGTGTCAAATGGGACCGCCTCCAACTCCGCCATCACGGTGGTCTTTTCCACGCCGCCTCCGCAATACACCCTCACCTATGGTGCCGGTGCCAACGGCACGCTCAGCGGCACCACGCCGCAAACCGTGATCCAGGGTGCCAGCGGCAGCGCGGTCACTGCCACGGCAAACGCCGGCTACCACTTCGTCAACTGGAGCGACGGCAGCACTGCCAACCCGCGCACGGACAGCAATGTCACCGGTAACCTCAGCGTGACGGCGAACTTCGCGGTCAACACCTACACGCTGACCTACACAGCAGGCGCCGATGGCACGCTCAGCGGCACCAGCCCGCAGACGGTCAACCACGGTGCCGGTGGCAGTGCGGTCACCGCCGTGGCGAATGCCGGCCATCACTTCGTCAACTGGAGCGACGGCAGCACCGCCAACCCGCGCACCGACACCAACATCACCGGCAACCTCAACGTCACGGCGAACTTCGCCATCAATACCTACACGCTCGCCTACACCGCCGGCTCCAATGGCACGCTCGGCGGCACCACGCCGCAGACCGTCAACTACGGTGCCAGTGGTAGTGCCATCACCGCGACGCCAAATACCGGCTACCACTTCGTCAACTGGAGCGACGGCAGCACCGCGAATCCCCGCACCGACACCAGCGTCACCGGCAACCTCAGCGTGACGGCGAACTTCGCCATCAATACTTACACGCTCGCCTACACCGCCGGTGCCAATGGCACGCTCGGCGGCACCACCCCGCAGACAGTCACTCACGGCACGAGTGGCAATCCCATCATCGCCACGCCAAATACCGGCTATCACTTCGTCAGTTGGAGCGACGGCAGCATCGCGAATCCCCGCACGGACACCAACGTCACCGGCAACCTGAGCGTCACGGCGAACTTCGCCATCGACACCTTCACGCTAACCTACACCGCCGGTGCCAACGGCACACTCACCGGCATCACACCGCAGACGGTCAACTACGGCGACAGTAGTAGTGCGGTGACCGCGGTGCCGGATTCCGGCTATGCCTTCACCGAATGGTCGGACGGTTCGACTGCCAATCCGCGCACCGACACGAACGTGACAGCCAACCTCACGGTCACGGCGAACTTCACCGCCACCGGCCCCGGCCCGATCCCCGCGCCATGGACCGAAGCCGAGATCGGCACCGTCGCCGCCACGACCAGCGCCACGTATTTGAATGGCACCTTCAATGTCACCGGCGGCGGCGCGAACATCTCCGGCAAGAACGACAGCTTCTACTTCGTGAGCCAGCCGTGGTCCGGCACCGGCACGATCACCGCGCGCGTGGTGAGCCTGCAGAATACCGGCACGGCAGCCAGGGCAGGCGTGATGATGCGGGAGTCCTCGGCCAGCGGTTCACGCTCGGTGTTCATCGGCCTGACTCCGGCCAACAGCGCCCAATGGGTCCGTCGCTCCAACACGGGCGGAAACAGCTCGGCGACGACATCGTCCGGCAAGCCCGCTCCGTATTGGGTGCGCCTGACCCGCGAGGGCAACACCTTCACGAGCTACATGTCTTCCAACGGCACCACCTGGACCCAGCTCGCGAGCGCGAACATCAGCATGTCCGCCAGCTACAGCCTGGGCATGGCGGCCTGCTCTGGCGCGAGCGACACCACGGTGGCAAGCGTGTTTGACAACGTGAGCGTGAGCAGCACCCTGCCACCGCCGCCAGAGGTGAACCCTACCACTCCGGAGGACCCGCTGCCGAAGATCGAGGCGTTCACCCTGGAAGACGGCACCGTGGACTTCAACGTCACCGGCGAAGCGACCGGCCTCTGGACGCTGGAGGAATCCACCGACTTCGTGACGTGGAGCCCCTTGCAGACCATGACGCTGGAGGCCGGCGGTCTCCAGCACAGCGAAGCCGACGAGCGCGGGGAGAAGCGCTTCCTGCGGCTGAAGTCCGAGCCGTGA
- a CDS encoding helix-turn-helix domain-containing protein gives MARRSLHSKAADDRSSPRAAAPRPSVTAFTQDHVLSRHAESLAIIEEGSEPAAIAKARRFIHAHLDDSLTLGTVAREAGLSESHFCRLFNEATGLTLTGYVNRCRVEAAKCEILKPGKRVSEIAFEVGYQSLSQFNRCFASITGTSPTLRRKEKFAGA, from the coding sequence GTGGCTCGCCGTTCCCTCCATTCAAAAGCTGCGGATGACCGCAGCAGTCCGAGGGCGGCTGCGCCGCGACCATCGGTAACCGCTTTCACGCAAGACCACGTCCTCAGCCGCCACGCAGAATCGCTCGCCATCATCGAGGAAGGCAGCGAGCCCGCCGCCATCGCCAAGGCCCGCCGATTTATCCACGCGCACCTCGATGACTCGCTAACGCTCGGCACCGTCGCCCGCGAGGCCGGCCTCAGCGAGTCGCACTTCTGCCGGCTCTTCAATGAAGCCACCGGCCTCACCCTCACCGGCTACGTCAACCGCTGCCGTGTCGAAGCCGCCAAGTGCGAGATCCTCAAGCCCGGCAAGCGTGTCTCCGAGATCGCTTTCGAAGTCGGCTACCAATCGCTCTCCCAATTCAACCGCTGCTTCGCAAGCATCACTGGCACCTCGCCGACCCTGCGGCGAAAGGAGAAGTTCGCCGGGGCGTGA